The Enterobacter huaxiensis sequence ATCCTCCGTGAAGCAGAGCCGCCAGCGCATGTATCTGGTCCCGCCGGTTTTTGCTCAGCTAACCGAACAGCACGAGGCGGTGCTCAACGCCATTCTGGCGGGTGATGCCGAGGCCGCGCGTAAAGCGATGATGGCGCATCTCGGCTTCGTGCACACCACCATTAAACAATTCGATGAAGATCAGGCCCGACAGGCGCGCATTACCCGTCTGCCTGGCGACAACGATATTTCCAGGGAGAACAAAGCATGATTATTTCAGCAGCCAGTGACTATCGCGCCGCGGCGCAGCGCATTTTGCCGCCGTTCCTGTTCCACTACATCGACGGCGGGGCGTATGCCGAATATACCCTGCGCCGCAACGTGGAAGATCTGTCTGAGGTGGCCCTGCGCCAGCGCGTGCTGAAGAATATGTCTGACCTGAGCCTTGAGACGAAGCTGTTTAACGAAACGCTCTCCATGCCGGTGGCGCTCGCGCCTGTGGGCCTATGCGGCATGTACGCCCGCCGTGGCGAAGTGCAGGCCGCCGCCGCGGCGGACGCCAAGGGTATTCCGTTTACGCTTTCCACCGTGTCCGTCTGCCCGATTGAAGAGGTCGCCCCGACCATCAAGCGCCCGATGTGGTTCCAGCTGTACGTCCTGCGCGATCGCGGCTTTATGCGTAACGCGCTGGAGCGGGCCAAAGCAGCAGGCTGCTCTACGCTGGTCTTTACCGTGGATATGCCAACGCCGGGCGCGCGCTACCGTGATGCCCACTCCGGCATGAGCGGCCAGAATGCCGCCCTGCGCCGCTACTGGCAGGCCGTCACCCATCCGCAGTGGGCGTGGGATGTGGGGCTGAACGGTCGTCCGCACGACCTGGGAAATATCTCGACCTATCTCGGTAAACCAACCGGGCTGGAAGATTACATCGGCTGGCTGGCGAACAACTTCGATCCGTCGATCTCGTGGAAAGACCTGGAGTGGATCCGCGAATTCTGGGACGGCCCGATGGTGATCAAAGGGATCCTCGACCCGGAAGATGCCCGCGACGCGGTGCGCTTCGGCGCGGACGGGATCGTCGTCTCTAACCACGGCGGACGCCAGCTCGACGGCGTGCTCTCTTCTGCCCGCGCGCTGCCGGCCATCGCCGATGCGGTGAAAGGCGATATTGCCATCCTGGCCGACAGCGGCATTCGCAACGGGCTGGACGTGGTGCGCATGATTGCCCTGGGCGCGGACAGCGTGCTGCTGGGTCGTGCGTACCTGTACGCGCTGGCCACCAGCGGTCAGGCGGGCGTGGCAAACCTGCTGAACCTGATCGAGAAAGAGATGAAGGTGGCGATGACGCTGACCGGGGCGAAGACGATTAGCGAAATAAGCAAGGATTCGCTGGTGCAGGAGCTGAGTAAACTGCCTGCGGCGCTGGCACCGCTGTCGCAGGGCGACGCTGCTTAAGGTCTGATCCCCTGACCTGGCCCTCTCCCCAAAGGGGAGTGGTGATGCTATTCTGCCCCCGCAATTAAGGGGGCAGCATGCTTAACATCGTTTTATTCGAACCAGAAATTCCACCCAATACCGGCAACATCATCCGCCTGTGCGCCAACACCGGGTTTCGTCTGCACATCATCGAGCCGATGGGCTTTGCGTGGGACGACAAACGCCTGCGCCGCGCGGGGCTGGATTACCATGAATTTACCGCCGTTGTTCGCCATCGCGATTACGCCGCGTTTCTGGACGCCGAAAAGCCGCAGCGCATGTTCGCCCTGACCACCAAAGGCACGCCGGCACACAGCGCCGTAAGCTATCAGGACGGGGATTATCTGATGTTTGGCCCGGAAACGCGCGGCCTGCCGGCCACCATTCTTGATGCCCTGCCGGCCGAACAAAAAATTCGTATTCCGATGATGCCGGACAGCCGCAGCATGAACCTGTCGAATGCGGTGTCGGTGGTGGTGTATGAGGCGTGGCGCCAGCTGGGATACCCCGGCGCGATACTGCGTAGCTGAAACAGTTCGGGTGGCTTTCGCCACCCGATTCGTCGGTTTAGCCTGCTACCGCGATACGCTTCATGTCGGTCATGTAGCCGCGCAGTTTCTGGCCCACTTTCTCGATCTCATGGCTGCGAATCGCTTCGTTTACGTCGCGCAGCTGCGCGTTGTCTACCGCACCTTCTGCAATCGCTTTGCCCAGATCGCCCGCCTGCAGGGTGGTCATGAACTCTTTCAGCAGCGGTACGCAGGCGTAAGAGAACAGGTAGTTACCGTACTCGGCGGTATCAGAGATAACCACGTTCATTTCATACAGGCGCTTACGGGCGATGGTGTTCGCGATCAGCGGCAGCTCGTGCAGTGATTCGTAGTAAGCAGACTCTTCGATGATGCCGGAATCCACCATGGTTTCGAACGCCAGCTCTACGCCCGCTTTCACCATGGCGATCATCAGCACGCCCTTATCGAAGTACTCCTGCTCGCTGATTTTGCCGTCGAACTGGGCTGCGGTTTCGAACGCGGTTTTACCGGTCTCTTCGCGCCAGGTCAGCAGGTTTTTATCGTCGTTTGCCCAGTCCGCCATCATGC is a genomic window containing:
- the lldD gene encoding FMN-dependent L-lactate dehydrogenase LldD → MIISAASDYRAAAQRILPPFLFHYIDGGAYAEYTLRRNVEDLSEVALRQRVLKNMSDLSLETKLFNETLSMPVALAPVGLCGMYARRGEVQAAAAADAKGIPFTLSTVSVCPIEEVAPTIKRPMWFQLYVLRDRGFMRNALERAKAAGCSTLVFTVDMPTPGARYRDAHSGMSGQNAALRRYWQAVTHPQWAWDVGLNGRPHDLGNISTYLGKPTGLEDYIGWLANNFDPSISWKDLEWIREFWDGPMVIKGILDPEDARDAVRFGADGIVVSNHGGRQLDGVLSSARALPAIADAVKGDIAILADSGIRNGLDVVRMIALGADSVLLGRAYLYALATSGQAGVANLLNLIEKEMKVAMTLTGAKTISEISKDSLVQELSKLPAALAPLSQGDAA
- the trmL gene encoding tRNA (uridine(34)/cytosine(34)/5-carboxymethylaminomethyluridine(34)-2'-O)-methyltransferase TrmL translates to MLNIVLFEPEIPPNTGNIIRLCANTGFRLHIIEPMGFAWDDKRLRRAGLDYHEFTAVVRHRDYAAFLDAEKPQRMFALTTKGTPAHSAVSYQDGDYLMFGPETRGLPATILDALPAEQKIRIPMMPDSRSMNLSNAVSVVVYEAWRQLGYPGAILRS